In the Paenibacillus sp. FSL H7-0357 genome, one interval contains:
- a CDS encoding GntR family transcriptional regulator, with protein sequence MNEPTSSKPMYEKIFDEVKESILTQAYKLGERVPSEKELADSYNVSRITSKKALELLAAEHLIVRKPGRGSFVADPVAELQELPPGTSTGIPAINVEEKTIGLIITDFGNSYGTGLIYGMEQASRDNDCFLVLRRTFGIPENEEQSIQKLLNLGVDGLIIFPAQGEYFNAEILKLVIGRFPLVLVDRHLKGVAAASISTDNLQAALEATEYLFDLGHTHISFLSPPPVDTTAVEDRIEGFIQAHAQRGIMVDKELWVSDLTSTLPKFFNPDNIEHDLARLESHLKSHPDITALFAIEYNIALLAKTAVERLGLRIPEDISIICFDSPPTQLGGGYAFTHMRQNEEEMGRLAVENVLTIMNGHSVPNKVMLEAKLIPGSSTGPAVRK encoded by the coding sequence ATGAACGAACCGACGTCTTCTAAGCCGATGTATGAGAAGATCTTTGATGAAGTGAAGGAGAGCATATTGACTCAAGCCTATAAGCTTGGAGAGCGTGTTCCTTCCGAGAAAGAACTGGCTGATAGCTATAATGTAAGCCGTATTACCAGTAAAAAAGCGCTTGAGCTGCTGGCCGCCGAGCATTTGATCGTCCGTAAGCCGGGCAGGGGTTCGTTTGTGGCCGATCCGGTCGCTGAACTTCAAGAGCTGCCTCCCGGAACAAGTACCGGAATCCCTGCAATCAATGTAGAAGAGAAGACCATCGGGCTGATCATCACCGATTTTGGCAACAGCTACGGTACGGGGCTGATTTATGGTATGGAGCAGGCTTCACGCGATAATGACTGCTTTCTGGTCTTGCGGAGAACCTTCGGTATTCCCGAGAATGAAGAACAATCCATCCAGAAGCTGCTCAACCTGGGTGTGGATGGGCTGATTATCTTCCCGGCGCAGGGCGAATATTTCAACGCGGAAATCCTCAAGCTGGTCATTGGCCGTTTCCCCCTGGTGCTGGTGGACAGACATTTAAAGGGGGTAGCCGCCGCATCGATCAGCACGGATAATCTTCAGGCAGCGCTTGAAGCCACAGAGTATTTGTTTGATTTGGGACATACCCATATATCGTTTCTTTCGCCTCCGCCGGTTGATACCACTGCCGTCGAGGACCGGATTGAAGGCTTCATACAGGCACATGCCCAGCGGGGAATCATGGTGGATAAGGAGCTGTGGGTCAGTGACTTAACCTCGACATTGCCGAAGTTTTTTAACCCGGATAATATTGAACATGATCTCGCGCGCCTGGAATCCCATCTGAAGAGCCACCCTGACATAACCGCGCTGTTTGCCATCGAGTACAATATTGCCTTGCTCGCTAAGACAGCGGTGGAACGCCTGGGACTGCGCATCCCCGAGGATATCTCCATTATTTGCTTCGACAGTCCGCCGACACAACTTGGAGGAGGTTATGCCTTCACCCATATGCGCCAGAATGAAGAAGAGATGGGTCGGCTTGCGGTAGAGAATGTGCTGACAATTATGAATGGGCATTCTGTACCGAATAAGGTAATGCTGGAGGCGAAGCTGATCCCCGGCAGCTCGACCGGACCGGCAGTTCGAAAGTAA